From Phycodurus eques isolate BA_2022a chromosome 1, UOR_Pequ_1.1, whole genome shotgun sequence, one genomic window encodes:
- the znf385a gene encoding zinc finger protein 385A isoform X2 produces the protein MILGGIHRAGAAVPAFLRTPTVIQPHLDMKPFLQFPMETPPPPPPPPHSISLFHNFSTMDPVQKAVINHTFGVPLVKTKRPVISCNVCQIRFNSENQAEAHYKGNRHARRVKGIETSKSRSQDGDKPQTVTPTTSPSPPGAAGNASDSETLKQDETQPFSQFNEPLLAPGPLPPQTTPPTPPLDPLSVCPLMPAPTTPMSSTSSSSPGGSMPNSEPPLVSGSSGPSASGSPSGPQTEEDKAKKLLYCSLCKVAVNSLSQLEAHNKGTKHKTILEARSGLGPIKAYPRLGPKPSGEQGGGPVDPNTQERTFHCEICNVRVNSEFQLKQHISSRRHRDGMAGKPNPLLSRHKKHRGADLTDLTKALGAGLLPSPLAVAAAMAAAASRNPLALRAAAPAPHPHHHLLQGPPLSHAILRPAPGPIRTAHGPILFSPY, from the exons GAGGTATACATCGTGCCGGAGCAGCGGTGCCAGCATTTTTGCGGACCCCAACAGTGATCCAGCCCCACCTGGACATGAAGCCCTTTCTGCAATTCCCCATGGAgactcctccgcctcctcctcctcctccacacagCATTAGCCTATTCCACAACTTCAGCACG ATGGACCCAGTCCAGAAGGCTGTGATCAACCACACCTTTGGAGTTCCACTGGTCAAGACCAAGCGGCCGGTCATTTCCTGTAATGTCTGTCAGATCCGCTTCAACTCGGAG AACCAAGCTGAAGCCCACTACAAAGGAAACCGCCATGCCAGGAGAGTCAAAGGCATCGAGACCTCTAAGAGTCGCTCTCAAGATGGCGACAAGCCTCAGACTGTGACCCCCACCACCTCTCCATCTCCTCCAGGAGCCGCCGGCAATGCCTCTGACAGCGAGACGCTCAAACAAG ATGAAACACAGCCGTTCTCACAGTTCAACGAGCCCCTGCTTGCCCCAGGACCTCTTCCCCCTCAGACCACCCCACCTACCCCACCCTTGGACCCACTCTCTGTATGTCCCCTCATGCCCGCTCCCACCACTCCCATGAGCTCCACTTCTTCCTCTTCGCCAGGCGGCAGTATGCCCAACTCAGAGCCGCCCCTGGTCTCAGGATCCAGTGGGCCCTCGGCCTCTGGCAGCCCATCCGGCCCGCAGACAGAGGAGGACAAGGCAAAGAAGCTGCTGTACTGCTCTTTATGCAAGGTGGCTGTCAATTCATTGTCACAGCTGGAGGCTCACAACAAAG gtaCCAAACACAAAACTATTTTGGAGGCTCGGAGTGGGCTGGGCCCCATCAAGGCATATCCACGCCTGGGTCCCAAGCCCAGTGGGGAGCAGGGGGGTGGCCCAGTGGACCCCAACACTCAGGAAAGAACTTTCCACTGTGAGATCTGCAACGTGCGGGTCAATTCTGAATTTCAACTCAAACAG CACATATCAAGTCGAAGGCACCGGGACGGCATGGCAGGCAAGCCAAACCCCCTCCTCAGCCGGCACAAGAAGCACAGAGGAGCTGATCTGACG GATctcaccaaagctttgggggcCGGCCTGCTACCCAGCCCCTTAGCTGTCGCCGCGGCCATGGCAGCCGCCGCTTCCAGAAACCCGCTGGCTCTCCGTGCAGCGGCTCCAGCGCCTCACCCGCATCACCACCTGCTGCAAGGACCGCCCCTCAGCCACGCCATCTTGAGACCCGCTCCGGGGCCCATTCGCACCGCCCATGGGCCCATCCTCTTCTCCCCTTACTGA
- the znf385a gene encoding zinc finger protein 385A isoform X3, whose translation MREESASRTFSVTDSETQTHTCDSSAHTQGKMQLQPSTDTEENKMDPVQKAVINHTFGVPLVKTKRPVISCNVCQIRFNSENQAEAHYKGNRHARRVKGIETSKSRSQDGDKPQTVTPTTSPSPPGAAGNASDSETLKQDETQPFSQFNEPLLAPGPLPPQTTPPTPPLDPLSVCPLMPAPTTPMSSTSSSSPGGSMPNSEPPLVSGSSGPSASGSPSGPQTEEDKAKKLLYCSLCKVAVNSLSQLEAHNKGTKHKTILEARSGLGPIKAYPRLGPKPSGEQGGGPVDPNTQERTFHCEICNVRVNSEFQLKQHISSRRHRDGMAGKPNPLLSRHKKHRGADLTSSLTFSKDLTKALGAGLLPSPLAVAAAMAAAASRNPLALRAAAPAPHPHHHLLQGPPLSHAILRPAPGPIRTAHGPILFSPY comes from the exons ATGAGGGAGGAAAGTGCATCACGCACTTTCAGTGTCACAGACTCTGAGACCCAAACACATACCTGTGACAGCAGCGCACACACGCAAGGTAAAATGCAGCTCCAACCTTCCACAGACACTGAGGAGAACAAG ATGGACCCAGTCCAGAAGGCTGTGATCAACCACACCTTTGGAGTTCCACTGGTCAAGACCAAGCGGCCGGTCATTTCCTGTAATGTCTGTCAGATCCGCTTCAACTCGGAG AACCAAGCTGAAGCCCACTACAAAGGAAACCGCCATGCCAGGAGAGTCAAAGGCATCGAGACCTCTAAGAGTCGCTCTCAAGATGGCGACAAGCCTCAGACTGTGACCCCCACCACCTCTCCATCTCCTCCAGGAGCCGCCGGCAATGCCTCTGACAGCGAGACGCTCAAACAAG ATGAAACACAGCCGTTCTCACAGTTCAACGAGCCCCTGCTTGCCCCAGGACCTCTTCCCCCTCAGACCACCCCACCTACCCCACCCTTGGACCCACTCTCTGTATGTCCCCTCATGCCCGCTCCCACCACTCCCATGAGCTCCACTTCTTCCTCTTCGCCAGGCGGCAGTATGCCCAACTCAGAGCCGCCCCTGGTCTCAGGATCCAGTGGGCCCTCGGCCTCTGGCAGCCCATCCGGCCCGCAGACAGAGGAGGACAAGGCAAAGAAGCTGCTGTACTGCTCTTTATGCAAGGTGGCTGTCAATTCATTGTCACAGCTGGAGGCTCACAACAAAG gtaCCAAACACAAAACTATTTTGGAGGCTCGGAGTGGGCTGGGCCCCATCAAGGCATATCCACGCCTGGGTCCCAAGCCCAGTGGGGAGCAGGGGGGTGGCCCAGTGGACCCCAACACTCAGGAAAGAACTTTCCACTGTGAGATCTGCAACGTGCGGGTCAATTCTGAATTTCAACTCAAACAG CACATATCAAGTCGAAGGCACCGGGACGGCATGGCAGGCAAGCCAAACCCCCTCCTCAGCCGGCACAAGAAGCACAGAGGAGCTGATCTGACG TCTTCTTTGACCTTCTCCAAGGATctcaccaaagctttgggggcCGGCCTGCTACCCAGCCCCTTAGCTGTCGCCGCGGCCATGGCAGCCGCCGCTTCCAGAAACCCGCTGGCTCTCCGTGCAGCGGCTCCAGCGCCTCACCCGCATCACCACCTGCTGCAAGGACCGCCCCTCAGCCACGCCATCTTGAGACCCGCTCCGGGGCCCATTCGCACCGCCCATGGGCCCATCCTCTTCTCCCCTTACTGA
- the znf385a gene encoding zinc finger protein 385A isoform X4, with product MTKHTSVMDPVQKAVINHTFGVPLVKTKRPVISCNVCQIRFNSENQAEAHYKGNRHARRVKGIETSKSRSQDGDKPQTVTPTTSPSPPGAAGNASDSETLKQDETQPFSQFNEPLLAPGPLPPQTTPPTPPLDPLSVCPLMPAPTTPMSSTSSSSPGGSMPNSEPPLVSGSSGPSASGSPSGPQTEEDKAKKLLYCSLCKVAVNSLSQLEAHNKGTKHKTILEARSGLGPIKAYPRLGPKPSGEQGGGPVDPNTQERTFHCEICNVRVNSEFQLKQHISSRRHRDGMAGKPNPLLSRHKKHRGADLTSSLTFSKDLTKALGAGLLPSPLAVAAAMAAAASRNPLALRAAAPAPHPHHHLLQGPPLSHAILRPAPGPIRTAHGPILFSPY from the exons atgaccaagcacaccagcgtg ATGGACCCAGTCCAGAAGGCTGTGATCAACCACACCTTTGGAGTTCCACTGGTCAAGACCAAGCGGCCGGTCATTTCCTGTAATGTCTGTCAGATCCGCTTCAACTCGGAG AACCAAGCTGAAGCCCACTACAAAGGAAACCGCCATGCCAGGAGAGTCAAAGGCATCGAGACCTCTAAGAGTCGCTCTCAAGATGGCGACAAGCCTCAGACTGTGACCCCCACCACCTCTCCATCTCCTCCAGGAGCCGCCGGCAATGCCTCTGACAGCGAGACGCTCAAACAAG ATGAAACACAGCCGTTCTCACAGTTCAACGAGCCCCTGCTTGCCCCAGGACCTCTTCCCCCTCAGACCACCCCACCTACCCCACCCTTGGACCCACTCTCTGTATGTCCCCTCATGCCCGCTCCCACCACTCCCATGAGCTCCACTTCTTCCTCTTCGCCAGGCGGCAGTATGCCCAACTCAGAGCCGCCCCTGGTCTCAGGATCCAGTGGGCCCTCGGCCTCTGGCAGCCCATCCGGCCCGCAGACAGAGGAGGACAAGGCAAAGAAGCTGCTGTACTGCTCTTTATGCAAGGTGGCTGTCAATTCATTGTCACAGCTGGAGGCTCACAACAAAG gtaCCAAACACAAAACTATTTTGGAGGCTCGGAGTGGGCTGGGCCCCATCAAGGCATATCCACGCCTGGGTCCCAAGCCCAGTGGGGAGCAGGGGGGTGGCCCAGTGGACCCCAACACTCAGGAAAGAACTTTCCACTGTGAGATCTGCAACGTGCGGGTCAATTCTGAATTTCAACTCAAACAG CACATATCAAGTCGAAGGCACCGGGACGGCATGGCAGGCAAGCCAAACCCCCTCCTCAGCCGGCACAAGAAGCACAGAGGAGCTGATCTGACG TCTTCTTTGACCTTCTCCAAGGATctcaccaaagctttgggggcCGGCCTGCTACCCAGCCCCTTAGCTGTCGCCGCGGCCATGGCAGCCGCCGCTTCCAGAAACCCGCTGGCTCTCCGTGCAGCGGCTCCAGCGCCTCACCCGCATCACCACCTGCTGCAAGGACCGCCCCTCAGCCACGCCATCTTGAGACCCGCTCCGGGGCCCATTCGCACCGCCCATGGGCCCATCCTCTTCTCCCCTTACTGA
- the znf385a gene encoding zinc finger protein 385A isoform X1, translating to MILGGIHRAGAAVPAFLRTPTVIQPHLDMKPFLQFPMETPPPPPPPPHSISLFHNFSTMDPVQKAVINHTFGVPLVKTKRPVISCNVCQIRFNSENQAEAHYKGNRHARRVKGIETSKSRSQDGDKPQTVTPTTSPSPPGAAGNASDSETLKQDETQPFSQFNEPLLAPGPLPPQTTPPTPPLDPLSVCPLMPAPTTPMSSTSSSSPGGSMPNSEPPLVSGSSGPSASGSPSGPQTEEDKAKKLLYCSLCKVAVNSLSQLEAHNKGTKHKTILEARSGLGPIKAYPRLGPKPSGEQGGGPVDPNTQERTFHCEICNVRVNSEFQLKQHISSRRHRDGMAGKPNPLLSRHKKHRGADLTSSLTFSKDLTKALGAGLLPSPLAVAAAMAAAASRNPLALRAAAPAPHPHHHLLQGPPLSHAILRPAPGPIRTAHGPILFSPY from the exons GAGGTATACATCGTGCCGGAGCAGCGGTGCCAGCATTTTTGCGGACCCCAACAGTGATCCAGCCCCACCTGGACATGAAGCCCTTTCTGCAATTCCCCATGGAgactcctccgcctcctcctcctcctccacacagCATTAGCCTATTCCACAACTTCAGCACG ATGGACCCAGTCCAGAAGGCTGTGATCAACCACACCTTTGGAGTTCCACTGGTCAAGACCAAGCGGCCGGTCATTTCCTGTAATGTCTGTCAGATCCGCTTCAACTCGGAG AACCAAGCTGAAGCCCACTACAAAGGAAACCGCCATGCCAGGAGAGTCAAAGGCATCGAGACCTCTAAGAGTCGCTCTCAAGATGGCGACAAGCCTCAGACTGTGACCCCCACCACCTCTCCATCTCCTCCAGGAGCCGCCGGCAATGCCTCTGACAGCGAGACGCTCAAACAAG ATGAAACACAGCCGTTCTCACAGTTCAACGAGCCCCTGCTTGCCCCAGGACCTCTTCCCCCTCAGACCACCCCACCTACCCCACCCTTGGACCCACTCTCTGTATGTCCCCTCATGCCCGCTCCCACCACTCCCATGAGCTCCACTTCTTCCTCTTCGCCAGGCGGCAGTATGCCCAACTCAGAGCCGCCCCTGGTCTCAGGATCCAGTGGGCCCTCGGCCTCTGGCAGCCCATCCGGCCCGCAGACAGAGGAGGACAAGGCAAAGAAGCTGCTGTACTGCTCTTTATGCAAGGTGGCTGTCAATTCATTGTCACAGCTGGAGGCTCACAACAAAG gtaCCAAACACAAAACTATTTTGGAGGCTCGGAGTGGGCTGGGCCCCATCAAGGCATATCCACGCCTGGGTCCCAAGCCCAGTGGGGAGCAGGGGGGTGGCCCAGTGGACCCCAACACTCAGGAAAGAACTTTCCACTGTGAGATCTGCAACGTGCGGGTCAATTCTGAATTTCAACTCAAACAG CACATATCAAGTCGAAGGCACCGGGACGGCATGGCAGGCAAGCCAAACCCCCTCCTCAGCCGGCACAAGAAGCACAGAGGAGCTGATCTGACG TCTTCTTTGACCTTCTCCAAGGATctcaccaaagctttgggggcCGGCCTGCTACCCAGCCCCTTAGCTGTCGCCGCGGCCATGGCAGCCGCCGCTTCCAGAAACCCGCTGGCTCTCCGTGCAGCGGCTCCAGCGCCTCACCCGCATCACCACCTGCTGCAAGGACCGCCCCTCAGCCACGCCATCTTGAGACCCGCTCCGGGGCCCATTCGCACCGCCCATGGGCCCATCCTCTTCTCCCCTTACTGA